One segment of Methylotuvimicrobium sp. KM2 DNA contains the following:
- a CDS encoding nucleoside deaminase yields MTHEDYMRRAIELALLVPEFPFGAVIVRRATGEIVAEGYNRSALNPTWHGEIDAINRCAEAYPADDWSEFDLYTTAEPCPMCQSAIEWAGIATVYYGTSIPYLQSRGWWQIEIRAEEVAAKTPFRKSRVVGGLLEAECNALFDNAPRGIFHQAKY; encoded by the coding sequence ATGACTCATGAAGATTACATGCGCCGGGCGATCGAACTGGCTTTGCTGGTCCCCGAGTTTCCTTTTGGGGCAGTGATCGTTCGGCGCGCGACCGGCGAGATCGTTGCCGAAGGCTATAACCGATCGGCGCTGAATCCGACCTGGCACGGCGAAATCGACGCAATCAACCGCTGCGCCGAGGCATATCCTGCGGACGACTGGAGCGAATTCGATCTTTACACGACAGCCGAGCCGTGTCCGATGTGCCAAAGCGCGATCGAATGGGCCGGTATCGCTACGGTTTATTACGGCACGTCGATTCCGTATTTGCAAAGTCGGGGTTGGTGGCAGATCGAAATCCGCGCCGAAGAAGTCGCCGCAAAAACACCGTTTCGAAAAAGCCGTGTCGTCGGCGGGCTGTTGGAAGCCGAATGCAATGCGCTGTTCGACAACGCACCGCGCGGCATATTTCACCAGGCAAAATATTGA
- a CDS encoding Dabb family protein, with protein MKLAKPLSLLMILAALSSAAGAKEPATESGEQRKAHHIVIIWLKQHGDENARQKYIEGTKRLAKLPGVLAYNIGTPTAVKRKHASHSLDDSYDIAISSTFENKQALENYLNHPVHDQVLKEVLKPLVEKYKAYDFIE; from the coding sequence ATGAAATTAGCGAAACCCCTTTCACTCTTGATGATATTGGCCGCATTGAGTTCGGCAGCAGGCGCAAAGGAACCGGCAACCGAATCCGGGGAACAGCGTAAGGCACATCATATCGTGATCATCTGGTTGAAACAACACGGTGATGAAAACGCGCGGCAAAAATACATCGAAGGCACCAAACGCCTGGCCAAGTTGCCCGGAGTGCTTGCCTACAACATCGGCACGCCGACCGCCGTTAAACGTAAACACGCCAGCCACTCGCTAGACGATTCCTATGATATCGCAATCTCCAGCACCTTCGAAAACAAACAGGCGCTGGAAAATTATTTGAATCACCCGGTCCATGATCAAGTCCTCAAAGAAGTCCTGAAACCCTTGGTTGAAAAATACAAGGCCTACGATTTCATCGAATGA
- a CDS encoding TrkA family potassium uptake protein encodes MKVVFIGASSLAIATAERLLKEGHEVIIIDNDKTVIDELMERLDCVFIHGNGSKPAILKETDPGSIDVLFCLTKSDEANIIASLVARSLGVKRVITRIEDHEFEHICVELGLNDTIVPTLTNARYLANIAAGRNILELSATIRGNVRLFSFIADEAEEGPIDDLDLPKHTRAIFFYRDNRYNTADRDTELKKGDEVVLVTTSGEYEQLHDKWSNGKAR; translated from the coding sequence TTGAAAGTCGTATTCATCGGCGCGTCGTCGTTGGCGATCGCAACGGCCGAACGTTTATTGAAGGAAGGTCACGAAGTCATCATCATCGATAATGACAAGACCGTGATCGATGAATTGATGGAACGCCTCGATTGCGTTTTCATACATGGTAACGGCAGCAAGCCGGCGATTCTGAAGGAGACCGACCCGGGCTCGATCGACGTGCTGTTTTGCTTGACCAAGAGCGACGAAGCCAACATCATCGCTAGCCTGGTGGCCCGTTCGCTCGGCGTCAAACGCGTCATTACCCGTATTGAAGATCACGAGTTCGAACATATCTGCGTCGAGCTGGGTCTGAACGACACGATCGTTCCGACATTGACCAATGCCCGCTATTTGGCGAATATCGCCGCGGGCAGGAATATTCTGGAGCTATCCGCGACGATCCGAGGCAATGTCAGGCTGTTCAGTTTTATCGCCGACGAAGCCGAGGAAGGCCCTATCGACGACCTAGACTTACCGAAGCACACAAGAGCGATCTTTTTTTACCGGGATAATAGATACAATACCGCCGACCGCGATACCGAACTCAAAAAAGGCGATGAAGTCGTGCTGGTAACGACATCCGGAGAATACGAGCAATTGCATGACAAATGGTCCAACGGCAAGGCGAGGTAG
- a CDS encoding TrkH family potassium uptake protein: MSLSDVSRVLAQPVRYRVLARYLSRIGLVVILLRLIPILVSGINGEWLFTIHQLLALAVLSAICLPLSRLRPPEDIKRNEVMVISALSFVLAAALEAIPFVGTGLSGIDAFFEAVSGVTTTGLSTMTGLQEHSIGVLFARSWMQWYGGLGVVAFSVALLFLDRGIASRRLAMGEINDSRDFLGNARSHSINLLVIYCVLTLSAIGVLLIAGASPLSAVTHALSGVSTGGFSIYDSSLAAINAWSVQFLMVLCGVAGAVSLPFYYRLSRTGSKELSCNPEILALPVISIAIIGLLFLCLDSNSANVLVRLKIAVIMGLSAQTTTGFANADVASLDDTAKLCLIVSMLVGGSIGSTAGGIKILRFLIVLRLLQFFIQRTALPAHAVLERELGGDKMESDDIERALLLILIFVGTVLCSWLPFLMAGYDPMDALLEVVSACSTTGLSTGITGSGLEPWLKAVLIADMLLGRVEFIAFLVFLYPRTWIKIRS; this comes from the coding sequence ATGAGTCTTTCCGATGTTTCCCGCGTCTTGGCTCAACCCGTGCGTTACCGGGTCTTGGCCCGTTATCTGTCACGCATCGGACTGGTCGTCATCCTGTTGAGGCTGATCCCGATCTTGGTCTCCGGGATAAACGGCGAATGGCTATTCACGATACATCAGTTGCTGGCCTTGGCCGTACTTTCCGCGATCTGTCTGCCTTTGTCCCGATTACGTCCGCCCGAAGACATCAAGCGCAATGAAGTGATGGTCATTTCGGCGTTGTCTTTCGTCCTGGCCGCGGCACTGGAGGCGATACCTTTCGTCGGCACCGGTTTGAGCGGCATCGACGCCTTCTTCGAAGCGGTATCGGGCGTCACGACGACCGGCTTGAGTACGATGACAGGATTACAGGAACATTCGATCGGTGTTCTGTTCGCGCGCTCCTGGATGCAATGGTATGGCGGACTGGGTGTTGTGGCCTTTTCGGTTGCGTTGTTATTTTTGGATAGAGGCATTGCTTCCCGCCGTTTGGCGATGGGCGAAATCAACGATAGCCGCGATTTTTTGGGTAATGCACGCAGTCACTCGATCAATTTACTGGTCATTTATTGTGTGCTGACGCTGTCTGCAATCGGTGTGTTATTGATAGCCGGTGCCTCCCCGTTGAGCGCCGTCACGCATGCTTTGAGCGGCGTATCGACCGGCGGTTTTTCGATTTACGACTCCAGTCTCGCCGCGATAAACGCCTGGTCGGTCCAGTTTTTAATGGTGTTGTGCGGTGTGGCGGGAGCTGTTTCGTTGCCTTTTTATTATCGTCTCTCTCGAACCGGTAGCAAAGAATTGTCATGCAATCCGGAAATTCTGGCATTGCCGGTAATATCGATTGCGATAATAGGCTTGTTGTTTTTGTGTTTAGATTCGAATAGTGCCAATGTCTTAGTCAGACTGAAAATAGCCGTGATCATGGGACTCTCGGCGCAAACGACGACCGGCTTCGCGAATGCCGATGTTGCATCATTGGATGATACCGCTAAACTGTGCCTTATTGTTTCAATGCTGGTCGGCGGCTCGATAGGTTCGACCGCGGGCGGTATCAAGATTCTCAGATTCTTGATCGTACTGCGCTTGCTGCAGTTTTTTATCCAACGTACGGCGCTGCCGGCTCATGCCGTATTGGAGCGGGAATTGGGCGGCGACAAGATGGAATCGGATGACATCGAAAGAGCCTTGCTGCTGATTTTGATCTTCGTCGGCACGGTGTTATGTTCGTGGCTGCCGTTTCTGATGGCGGGTTACGATCCAATGGATGCCCTGTTAGAAGTGGTCTCGGCGTGTTCGACGACAGGCTTGTCGACCGGCATTACCGGAAGCGGTCTGGAACCGTGGCTGAAAGCGGTTTTGATTGCCGACATGTTGCTGGGACGGGTTGAATTCATCGCTTTTTTAGTGTTCCTTTATCCTCGAACCTGGATCAAAATTAGGAGTTGA
- a CDS encoding F0F1 ATP synthase subunit gamma gives MTDTSNELRRKIEGAGDLKSVVRTMKALAASSIVQYEEAVRSLEDYARTVELALTASLKPMGVGAYGEIARRRTADRIGVIVLGTDQGLVGQFNDVLVEFAVKRLQELAGEQVIWTVGERIHGHLLDSGLAVSGVFATPNSVAAITPLIGQLLIEAETRQLSHESSLYLFHNRPKSEAGAVYEPVCLRLLPLDSAWRLKFVKAAWPTDNLPETVGDYDGTLRALIREYLFVSMYRACAESLAGENASRLAAMQRAEKNIDELLDELSRTFNQTRQRSIDEELFDVISGYESMSKKADSGKR, from the coding sequence ATGACCGATACATCGAACGAGTTGCGCCGTAAAATCGAAGGCGCGGGCGATCTGAAAAGTGTCGTGCGGACCATGAAAGCGCTGGCCGCTTCCAGCATCGTTCAATACGAAGAAGCCGTACGTTCCTTGGAGGATTACGCCCGCACCGTCGAACTGGCGTTGACGGCGAGCCTAAAGCCGATGGGCGTAGGCGCCTATGGCGAAATCGCGCGGCGCAGAACTGCGGACCGGATCGGCGTGATCGTTTTAGGCACCGATCAAGGCTTGGTCGGACAGTTCAATGACGTTTTGGTCGAATTCGCGGTCAAGCGATTACAAGAATTGGCGGGCGAGCAAGTCATCTGGACCGTTGGCGAACGCATTCACGGGCATCTGCTCGACTCCGGATTAGCGGTAAGCGGAGTGTTTGCGACGCCCAATTCGGTGGCTGCCATTACACCGCTGATCGGCCAACTGTTGATCGAAGCCGAAACCCGGCAACTGAGCCATGAAAGTTCGCTTTATCTTTTCCATAACCGGCCTAAATCGGAGGCCGGAGCCGTCTATGAGCCGGTCTGTCTGCGTCTGTTGCCGCTGGATTCCGCGTGGCGGCTCAAGTTTGTCAAGGCTGCTTGGCCAACCGATAATCTCCCGGAGACTGTCGGCGATTACGATGGTACTCTGAGAGCCCTGATCCGGGAGTATCTCTTTGTTTCGATGTACAGAGCCTGCGCCGAGTCGCTCGCCGGCGAAAACGCCAGTCGTCTGGCGGCGATGCAGCGGGCCGAAAAGAATATCGACGAGCTGCTGGATGAACTCAGCCGGACCTTCAATCAGACACGCCAGCGAAGTATCGACGAGGAATTGTTCGATGTCATTTCCGGTTATGAATCGATGTCTAAAAAAGCCGATTCGGGCAAACGGTAA
- a CDS encoding alternate F1F0 ATPase, F1 subunit alpha encodes MSSDQLANVLERAFEDIKQARETFSPQMTLQEVGIVTTVSTGIAKVSGLPGVGFEELVRFPNDLYGIAFNVEEEEAGVVLLGDYWHLQTGDEVERTGRVMDVPVGTGLIGRVIDPLGHAMDGKGPLDFSERRPIEREAPAIMDRSPVTVPLQTGIKVIDALIPIGRGQRELILGDRQIGKTSIAINTILNQRDQNVLCIYCAIGQRASAVSQVIATLQEKGAMDYTLVVVTGGHRPSGLAYIAPYAATSIAEYFMEQGRDVLIVYDDLTNHARAYRELSLLLRRPPGREAFPGDIFYIHSRLLERATHLHEDLGGGSLTALPIIETEAQNLSAYIPTNLISITDGQIYLSPALFELGVLPAIDVGKSVSRVGGKAQRPAYRSVAGDLKLAYAQFEELETFARFGTRLDEHTRKTIEHGRRIRTCLKQPEFETFSVAEQIAVLLALTEGLFDTVPPDRMPEAELAVRNASRELPEALRQSLLSDESLSDSNRAAIVELAGKVLTPMQK; translated from the coding sequence ATGTCGTCTGATCAGTTAGCAAACGTTCTGGAGCGAGCCTTCGAGGACATCAAGCAGGCTCGTGAAACCTTTAGCCCGCAAATGACCTTGCAAGAGGTGGGCATTGTCACAACCGTGTCTACCGGCATCGCCAAAGTGTCCGGTTTGCCGGGCGTGGGTTTTGAAGAGTTAGTCAGATTTCCGAACGATTTATACGGCATTGCCTTCAATGTCGAAGAGGAAGAGGCCGGCGTCGTGTTGCTCGGCGATTACTGGCATTTGCAAACCGGCGATGAAGTCGAACGCACCGGCCGGGTAATGGACGTGCCGGTGGGCACGGGACTCATCGGACGCGTGATCGACCCGCTAGGTCATGCCATGGACGGAAAAGGACCGCTCGATTTTAGCGAGCGCCGTCCCATAGAGCGCGAAGCGCCTGCGATCATGGACCGGTCTCCGGTGACCGTACCGCTGCAAACCGGCATTAAAGTCATTGACGCCTTGATCCCGATCGGCCGAGGTCAGCGCGAACTGATCCTGGGCGATCGGCAAATCGGCAAAACCTCCATTGCGATCAACACGATACTTAATCAGCGCGATCAAAATGTCCTATGTATTTATTGCGCGATCGGCCAACGGGCTTCGGCCGTGTCTCAAGTGATCGCCACCCTACAGGAAAAAGGCGCGATGGATTATACGCTGGTCGTGGTCACGGGCGGCCACCGCCCGTCCGGTTTAGCCTATATCGCGCCTTATGCGGCGACCAGCATAGCCGAATATTTCATGGAGCAAGGCCGCGACGTTCTGATCGTCTATGACGACTTAACCAATCATGCCCGCGCTTACCGCGAGCTTTCATTATTGTTGCGCCGGCCGCCGGGACGCGAAGCTTTTCCCGGCGATATTTTTTATATTCATTCCCGATTATTGGAGCGCGCGACACATTTGCATGAGGATCTCGGCGGCGGCTCATTGACCGCGCTGCCGATCATCGAAACCGAAGCGCAGAATCTGTCCGCCTATATTCCGACCAATCTGATTTCGATTACCGACGGCCAGATTTATTTGTCGCCGGCCCTGTTCGAATTGGGCGTGTTGCCGGCCATCGATGTGGGCAAATCGGTATCGCGGGTGGGCGGCAAGGCCCAGCGCCCCGCCTATCGTTCCGTTGCGGGCGACCTGAAGCTGGCTTACGCGCAATTCGAGGAATTGGAAACCTTTGCCCGTTTCGGCACCCGTCTGGATGAACATACCCGCAAGACGATCGAACACGGCCGCCGTATCCGCACCTGCCTTAAACAGCCGGAATTCGAAACGTTTTCGGTAGCCGAACAAATAGCGGTTTTACTGGCATTGACAGAAGGATTGTTCGATACCGTACCGCCGGACCGGATGCCCGAGGCGGAGCTCGCGGTCCGAAATGCATCACGGGAGCTGCCCGAAGCGCTGCGGCAAAGCCTGTTGTCGGACGAATCATTAAGCGATTCGAACCGCGCCGCTATCGTCGAACTCGCCGGCAAGGTACTGACGCCGATGCAAAAATGA
- a CDS encoding F0F1 ATP synthase subunit B → MLIDWFTVFAQLVNFLILMALLKRFLYKPVMQALKDREAKIAQQLEEAREIKAAAERERIEYVEKIERFERQRDGLLKQVHDDAAHEREKLIKAARTESDELRSAWQQALKNEQNRLHRELMRNTREEVFAISRKTLADLASVSLEQRICEAFLQRLHTLDDSEKNRLSDAIQASPDPIRVRSTFALMPEQQSAIKQAVSDVFKVNATIEFDVDADQISGIELSANGRKLSWNIAGYLQDFENSIGRALTAKTVSQSHSGTDTHVV, encoded by the coding sequence ATGCTAATCGACTGGTTCACGGTCTTCGCTCAGCTGGTCAATTTTCTGATTTTGATGGCCTTGTTGAAACGGTTTCTTTACAAGCCCGTCATGCAAGCGCTGAAAGACCGCGAAGCCAAAATAGCGCAGCAATTGGAGGAAGCCCGTGAAATCAAGGCTGCTGCCGAACGAGAGCGCATCGAGTATGTCGAAAAAATCGAACGTTTCGAGCGGCAAAGAGACGGTCTTTTGAAACAAGTGCATGATGATGCGGCACATGAGCGCGAAAAGCTGATCAAGGCGGCAAGAACCGAATCCGATGAGCTTCGTTCCGCCTGGCAGCAAGCACTAAAAAACGAGCAAAATCGCTTACACCGGGAACTCATGCGAAATACCCGGGAGGAAGTTTTTGCCATCAGCCGTAAAACGTTAGCCGATTTGGCTTCGGTGAGCCTGGAGCAGCGTATTTGCGAAGCCTTTCTCCAACGTCTGCACACGCTCGACGACTCCGAAAAGAATCGCCTTAGCGATGCAATTCAAGCTTCACCGGATCCAATCCGGGTCCGTAGCACTTTCGCTCTGATGCCGGAACAGCAAAGCGCGATCAAACAAGCCGTCAGCGACGTATTTAAAGTTAATGCCACGATTGAATTCGATGTCGATGCAGATCAAATCAGCGGCATCGAACTGAGTGCGAATGGACGGAAACTTTCCTGGAACATCGCAGGATACCTGCAAGACTTTGAGAACAGTATAGGCCGGGCATTAACGGCTAAAACCGTATCTCAGAGCCATTCCGGAACCGATACTCATGTCGTCTGA
- a CDS encoding F0F1 ATP synthase subunit C, which translates to MDITAFIAVASIVTAGITIGLGSIGPALGEGRALAAALTALAQQPDAAATITRTLFVGLAMVESTAIYCFVVSMILIFANPFWNYALAQVAG; encoded by the coding sequence ATGGATATTACCGCTTTCATTGCCGTTGCGTCGATCGTCACGGCCGGCATTACGATCGGCTTGGGCAGTATCGGCCCGGCGCTCGGCGAAGGACGCGCTCTTGCTGCGGCGCTAACCGCGTTAGCTCAACAACCCGACGCCGCTGCGACGATCACTCGAACGCTGTTTGTCGGTTTGGCCATGGTCGAATCGACTGCGATTTATTGCTTTGTCGTGTCGATGATTCTGATCTTCGCTAATCCTTTTTGGAATTATGCCTTAGCCCAAGTAGCAGGATAA
- a CDS encoding F0F1 ATP synthase subunit A — protein sequence MRLSSDQLIFWQYGFIKLNGTIVTTWAIMLILVVGAILITRNLTNDIEHKRWQSILEVIVITLNKQIEEVGLKQPEKYLGFLGTLFLFIVTANLFAIFPGYEPPTGSLSTTAALAIAVFIAVPFYGIAKQGLGGYLKSYLKPTLIMLPFNIIGELSRILALAVRLFGNMMSGTMIVAILLVVTPLFFPIIMNALGLLTGIVQAYIFTILATVYIAAATRS from the coding sequence ATGCGCTTGAGTTCCGATCAGCTCATTTTTTGGCAATACGGTTTCATCAAGCTTAACGGCACGATTGTGACGACCTGGGCCATTATGTTGATACTGGTTGTCGGCGCGATACTGATCACCAGAAATCTAACGAACGATATAGAACACAAACGCTGGCAGAGTATTTTAGAAGTCATCGTCATCACGCTGAATAAACAAATCGAAGAAGTCGGCCTGAAACAACCGGAAAAATACCTCGGGTTTCTAGGGACATTATTTTTGTTTATTGTCACCGCCAATCTGTTTGCGATTTTCCCCGGCTATGAGCCGCCGACCGGTTCATTGTCGACCACGGCAGCATTGGCCATCGCCGTATTTATCGCGGTGCCCTTTTACGGTATTGCCAAACAAGGCTTAGGTGGATACTTGAAGTCCTACCTGAAGCCGACGCTGATTATGTTGCCGTTCAATATCATCGGTGAATTATCCCGCATCTTGGCATTGGCCGTGCGTCTGTTCGGCAATATGATGAGCGGTACGATGATTGTCGCGATATTGTTGGTCGTGACGCCCTTGTTTTTTCCGATTATCATGAATGCATTAGGTTTGCTGACCGGCATCGTACAAGCCTATATTTTTACGATACTGGCGACGGTTTATATCGCCGCGGCCACGCGGTCATGA
- a CDS encoding ATP synthase subunit I: MTENLMLALAFGAGTLLGMFFFGGLWWTVQKGLQSKRPGFWFFSSILLRTGVTLAGFYWLAADHWQRLLVCLFGFIVARFIVIRMTRFKPAISHQPTEE, translated from the coding sequence ATGACTGAAAATCTGATGTTGGCACTGGCTTTCGGAGCCGGCACCTTGCTGGGAATGTTTTTTTTCGGAGGACTTTGGTGGACCGTACAAAAAGGGCTTCAGTCAAAACGTCCCGGGTTCTGGTTCTTCAGCAGTATACTTCTTCGAACCGGAGTCACGTTGGCCGGTTTTTATTGGCTGGCCGCCGATCATTGGCAGCGACTTTTGGTTTGTCTATTTGGTTTTATCGTTGCCCGTTTTATCGTAATTCGTATGACCCGTTTCAAACCGGCAATATCGCACCAACCGACGGAGGAATAA
- a CDS encoding AtpZ/AtpI family protein, with translation MAEPNDKKKRPKDSSLSRQVGAKAERKLEAQRQVNKTIWFGLGWFGLIGWSVAVPALLGVFLGLWLDDRYPGPHSWTLMLLIGGLMLGCWNAWRWVSNEDIRIHKKQDKKDD, from the coding sequence GTGGCTGAGCCAAACGATAAAAAAAAGCGACCTAAGGACTCGTCCTTGAGCCGTCAAGTCGGAGCAAAGGCCGAGCGTAAACTTGAAGCCCAACGGCAAGTGAATAAGACGATCTGGTTCGGCTTGGGGTGGTTCGGCTTGATCGGCTGGTCGGTCGCGGTGCCGGCATTGCTGGGAGTATTTTTAGGCTTGTGGCTGGATGACCGGTATCCGGGGCCTCATTCCTGGACCTTGATGTTATTGATTGGCGGGCTGATGCTGGGGTGTTGGAACGCCTGGCGCTGGGTATCCAACGAAGATATTCGAATCCATAAAAAGCAGGATAAAAAAGATGACTGA
- a CDS encoding F0F1 ATP synthase subunit epsilon: protein MNSSSMHLKILLPFRVFAEYEGVTRIVAETYQGSFGILPNRLDCAAALAPGILTYETAADGEVYLAIDQGMLVKTGTEVLVSVRNAIGGIELDRLREAVEREFLELDEHEKSVRSVMAKLESGFVRRFMEYHRG, encoded by the coding sequence ATGAACTCGTCATCGATGCATCTTAAAATCCTGTTGCCTTTCCGGGTATTCGCCGAGTACGAGGGCGTCACTCGGATCGTTGCCGAGACATATCAAGGTTCGTTCGGCATACTGCCGAACCGCCTGGATTGCGCGGCAGCCTTGGCTCCGGGCATTCTAACCTATGAAACGGCAGCTGATGGCGAGGTTTATCTGGCCATCGATCAAGGCATGCTGGTCAAGACCGGAACCGAGGTGCTGGTATCGGTGCGCAATGCCATCGGCGGTATCGAATTGGATCGATTGCGCGAAGCCGTGGAGCGCGAATTTCTGGAGCTCGACGAACACGAAAAAAGCGTCCGGTCGGTCATGGCTAAACTGGAAAGCGGTTTCGTCCGGCGCTTTATGGAGTATCATCGTGGCTGA
- the atpD gene encoding F0F1 ATP synthase subunit beta — protein MNDETSLKQVGSVVSITGSVVDIRFDCCLPPIHTILYAGNDRRVIIEVLTQLDDSRVRGIAMTPTQGLARGMPVENSGAPLKAPVGKNILSRMFDVFGRPIDRLPMPSDIEWRSVHQTPPPLARLSTKSELFETGIKIIDVLAPLERGGKAGLFGGAGVGKTVLLTEMIHNMVGQHEGVSLFCGIGERCREGEELYREMKAAGVLPNMVMVFGQMNELPGSRFRVGNAALTMAEYFRDDERRDVLLLIDNVFRFIQAGSEVSGLMGQMPSRLGYQSTMGTELSQLQERIANTDTGAITSIQAVYVPADDFTDPAAVHTFSHLSASIVLSRKRASEGLFPAIDPLQSNSKMATPRIVGERHYRIAQEVRSTLAQYEDLKDIIAMLGLEQLSREDRNIVYRARRLERFLTQPFFTTEQFTGLNGKLVSRNDALNGCERILNDEFKDYPESGLYMIGSIDEAKK, from the coding sequence ATGAATGATGAAACAAGCCTTAAGCAAGTCGGATCAGTCGTTTCGATCACCGGAAGCGTGGTCGATATCCGGTTCGATTGCTGTTTGCCGCCCATTCATACGATTCTGTATGCCGGCAACGATCGCCGAGTCATCATCGAGGTATTGACGCAGCTCGACGATTCGCGGGTTCGCGGCATCGCAATGACACCGACGCAAGGACTTGCCCGAGGCATGCCGGTCGAAAACTCGGGAGCTCCGTTAAAAGCGCCGGTAGGCAAAAACATTCTTTCGCGCATGTTCGATGTATTCGGCCGTCCCATCGATCGTTTGCCGATGCCTTCCGATATCGAATGGCGCTCGGTTCATCAAACGCCTCCGCCGCTAGCGCGCCTTTCAACTAAGTCGGAACTGTTCGAGACCGGCATCAAGATCATCGATGTATTGGCGCCTTTGGAAAGAGGCGGCAAGGCGGGATTATTCGGCGGCGCCGGAGTCGGCAAGACGGTTTTACTGACCGAGATGATTCACAACATGGTCGGGCAACACGAGGGCGTGAGTCTGTTTTGCGGTATCGGCGAACGCTGCCGGGAAGGTGAAGAGTTGTACCGGGAAATGAAGGCTGCAGGGGTGCTGCCGAACATGGTCATGGTATTCGGGCAAATGAACGAATTGCCGGGAAGCCGGTTTCGGGTCGGCAATGCCGCGTTGACGATGGCAGAATATTTCCGCGATGACGAACGCCGGGATGTCTTGCTGCTGATTGACAATGTTTTCCGTTTCATTCAGGCCGGCTCCGAAGTTTCCGGGCTCATGGGACAAATGCCTTCGCGCTTGGGTTATCAATCGACGATGGGCACCGAACTTTCGCAGTTGCAGGAACGCATCGCCAATACCGATACCGGCGCGATCACCTCGATACAGGCGGTCTATGTTCCGGCCGACGATTTTACCGACCCCGCCGCGGTTCATACCTTTTCTCATTTGTCGGCCTCTATCGTGTTGTCTCGCAAACGGGCGAGCGAGGGGCTTTTTCCCGCGATCGATCCACTGCAATCCAACTCCAAGATGGCGACACCGCGTATTGTGGGCGAACGGCATTATCGAATCGCACAGGAGGTCAGAAGCACACTGGCTCAATACGAAGATTTGAAAGACATCATCGCGATGTTGGGACTCGAACAGCTCTCTCGGGAAGATCGAAATATCGTGTATCGCGCCCGCCGTTTAGAACGTTTTTTGACGCAGCCGTTTTTCACGACCGAGCAATTCACCGGCCTGAACGGCAAGCTCGTTAGCCGCAACGACGCGCTGAACGGTTGCGAACGAATTCTCAACGATGAGTTCAAAGATTATCCCGAAAGCGGACTTTATATGATCGGTTCGATTGACGAAGCCAAAAAGTGA